TCCGATGGAAGCACCCGGAGCGCGGCTGGTTGTCACCGGCCGCGTTTCTGCCCGCCCTGGAGAACGGCCCCCTCGTCGTGCCCACCGGTCGGTGGATTCTCGAAACCGCGTGTGCGCAGGCAGCCGAATGGCGCCGCACGCACCCCGACTTCCGCATGAGTGTGAATCTGTTCGCCGCACAACTGCGGTCCGGCGATCTGCCGGGCATCGTACAGACGGTGCTGCAGACCCATGACCTGCCGGCCGCGGCCCTGGAACTCGAGATCACCGAGAATATCGCGCTCGAAGGCAATCGCTGTGTCGCTCAGCAACTGGAGGAGCTGCGACGTCTCGGCATCCAGTTGTCGTTCGACGACTTCGGCACCGGCTTCGCCTCCCTCACGATGTTGCGCGACTACCCGGTGACGCACATCAAGATCGACAAGAGCTTCACGCAGGTGGTGCAGACCTCCGACAAGGACCGGGCCATCGTGATGGCGCTCATCGCCCTCGCGCGCGATCTCGAACTACGGGTCACCGCCGAGGGCATCGAGAGTCGCGCCGAACGCGATTTCCTGAAGCTGCTGGGTTGTGAGAAGGGGCAAGGGTACTTCTTCGGTCGACCTGTTCCCGCCGACCTGTTCGCCGAACAGTTCTTCGTGGACGAGACCGTCCTGCGGCGGCCGGCCGCTATGGCCAGTTGATCCGTGCGCAGCCCCGGCATCAGGTCCTCGCTGGGGCGTTGGAACGCGTCAGACCGATGAGATAGGTGACCGGCAGCGGCCCGCCGCCCGATTCTCCTGCCCGCCATTCATAGCGCGTGTGTTGCACACCGGCGCGCTGAGCGATGTCGTCGAGTTCCGCGGGGGTATACGTCCGCAAGCATGAGACGAGGCCGTCCCACAATACGGTCAACGGGATGAGCGGAATGAGATAGGTGAACAGCAGGCGTGACCACCGGAACGGCCGGATGGCCGGCGTGAACAGCAGCACCAGGATTGGCGTGAGGCAGGTGATCAGCAGTGCCTTGACACTGCGATGCGTGGCTTCCAACGCCGCGAACGGCTCGCCGGCCTGCTCGGCATCCCGCAACATCGCGACGATCTCGTCCTCTTCGAAATGATGCAACGCCGAGAACATGGTGCGCACGCCGCGGAGATCGGCCGGCACCCGCCGCGCATCCACCGCGCGCCGCTCCCCCTGCACCCGTCCGGGCATGTCGTGTGCCGCCCGCGCGAACGCCTCGAGATTCGGATGCCAGTCGGTGAGCGTGATCGTGGGGGCCACACCTTCGGCGGCAAGCGCCGGGAGGAGTGACTGCCATGGGCCTCCGCCACCGGCCGCGAGATCGACGATGTCGTTCCGCCCCGTGCGATGCAGCAACCCGGCCAGGTGCGGCACCGCCGGTCCGTACGCATTGCCCACCGTGATGGCGTGCCGGAGATAGTCGGTCACCCCGTCGCGAACGACGCGGGGACACCAGGACTGATCGGCGATTTCGAAGAGATGACGGCGACGCATGAGGGATGGGGTGAGTATGTCCAATGTTCTGATGTTTCTGAATAATCAGAAATATATGACCACTCTATTCCCATCACCACCCGCTGCCTGACGGGATCACCGCGGGCGCCGCGCTCCGGGCCAGGCGCCCGCCATCTCGGCGAGCCAGTTCGCGGCATATCCGAAGAACCGCTCCAGCGGGAGCAGTCGCTGGGCAGCGGGTTTGAGCGTCGCCGGCAAGGCCGTGCGACATCCCTGCACCAGATCCCGCATCCGGGTCGCGCGCACCACGCTGGCCTGCAGCATGGGCACGAAGGGGTCGTCGTGCAGCCGGAACCGATCGGTGCGTTCGCCGGGAAGCCGCGTGCGATGCACCACGCCGAGCGACTCCAGAATCCGCACGGTGGTACTCACGTTGCTGCGACTGATCTGCAGCCGCTCGGCGAGTTCCTCGGCCGTGAGCGGTCCTCCTTCCACGAAGAAGACCCCGAGCATCCGGCCGGCGGGGCGTGGCAGCCCCTCCGGTTCCATCATCGCACTGAAGTGGTCGAGGAAGTCCTGGATGGCGGGATGATCGGTGGCATGCCTGGCGTGCATATCACGGGAAACTATCGCGTCCCTGAGTCGCCGTCACCGATATTGCGTGATATCGACGGATGCCGACCGATATCGCGTGATCCCATTGTGATGCCTCGAGCCCCATGGAGATCGCCTGGAGATCGCCTGAACACCGCTGCCTCATTCTTCCGGAGACTGTGCCATGCGCGCGGCCACACTGCATCACCTGTTCGACTCCCGCCTGCCCATCATCCAGGCGCCGATGGCTGGTGTGCAGGGGGCTGCGCTGGCGGTGGCCACGACAAACGCCGGTGGGCTGGGTTCGCTCCCCTGCGCGACGCTGGCACCCACGGCCATGGAGACGGAACTCACGCACGTCACGCGGGATGTGCACGGGCCGGTGAACGTCAACTTCTTCTGCCACGCACCACCCGTTTCCGACGAATCGCGCGAGGACGCGTGGCGTGCGGCGTTGGCCCCGTACTTCGAAGAGTTCGGTGTCGATCCACAGCAGATTCCGCGGGGACCGGGTCGGGTCCCCTTCAATCACGACGTGGCCGATGCGCTGGAGCCCTTCCGGCCCGCGGTGGTCAGTTTTCATTTCGGTCTGCCGGCGCCGGCATTGCTCGAACGCGTGCGCGGATGGGGCGCGAAGATCCTGTCCACCGCCACCACGGTCGATGAAGCACGTTGGCTCGAAGCCCGTGGCGTGAGCGGCATCATCGCGCAGGGACTCGAAGCCGGTGGGCATCGCGGCATGTTTCTGTCCGACGATCTCTGCGGCCAGTCGGGGACTTTTGCCCTGCTGCCCCAGGTGGTGCGGGCGGTGCGCGTGCCGGTCATCGCGGCGGGCGGGATCGCCGACTCCCGCGGTGTGGTCGCGGCCGTGGCGCTCGGAGCAGCGGGTGTGCAGGTGGGGACGTCGTATCTGCTGTGCCCCGAAGTGCACACCACGCCCCTACATCGCCGTGCATTGCGTGACGAAAGCCGCACCGCGCTCACCGCAGTGACCAACCTGCTCACCGGCCGGCCCGCGCGGGGAATGTTCAATCGCGTGATGCGTGAACTGGGCCCGATGAGCCCCCTCGCGCCGGCCTTCCCCCTCGCCACGGCGGCCATCACCGCACTGCGTGCCGCCGCGGAGAGGGAACAGCGTGATGATTTCTCGTCACTCTGGGCCGGTCAGAACACCACCGGGTGTCGCGAGGTGCCGGCGGCAGAGATCACGCAGGCCCTGATGGACGGTGTTGCCCTCGGATGAGGGCACCCGGACTCGGAACGCCACTCAGAACTTCACGTCGAAGCTGCCGGCCGTCACGGCCTTGTTGCCCGCCGCGCCCGTATTGGTGGAGGGAATGGCGGTGAAGGAGAACGTTCCCACCGCGCGGTTGGCGGTGAGGGTGGTGATGACGACACTCCCCGAGCCGCCCACCATGCTGGTGACCCACGCCTTGGTGCCTTCCGTATACGTGATCGTGTGAGCACCGGTGCCGGTACCCACCGGGATGGTGCCCGCGGCCGTGACATTGACCAGTGAGAAGTTCAACTGACGGGAGTTGCCGCTGACCGCGCCGAACGCGAGGACGTTGCCGGCGCGTGTCGCCTGGACGGCGAGATCGGCTGAGAAGGCCGTCCCATCGATCGTTGCGGTCACTCCACCGGAACTCTTCGGTCCCGTCGACGAGTTGCCGTCACCACCGCACGCCATCGCCAACACCAATGCCGCGAGTACCAATCGCTTCACGCCATGCTCCGGGAAGAAAGGAAAAGATGCGCTCAGGCGAGCCGCATCACCTGCGGCCCATACCGCCGCAGATACAACCACAGGCTATACAACGTGAGGGCCACCGCGCCCAGCATGCTGGTGATGCCCACGAATCCATTGAACCACGCAAAGGCCTGCCACGCCGAGTCGTTCTGCCACCCTTCGCGCACCGCGAGCGTCAGCGCGAAGAACCAGAAATAGGCCGCCCCCAGCCAGATACTCTGGAACGTGGTCTTCCACTTGGCCGGACCGATGGCCGAGATCACGAGACCGCGCCGCGCGGCAATCTGCCGGAACACCGTCATGAACGCCTCGCGCCCCAGGACCACCAATACGATCCAGAGCGGCAGCGACACATGCCCGAACGGCGTCGCAAAGAGAAACGGCGAGGCGTCGGCACTGCCGCTGGCGACATACGCCGCATCGGACACGATGAACTGCGGATGCCGCTGCAGGAAATACATCGGCACCAGCGTGGCCACGAGCAGCAGCTTGTCGGCCAACGGGTCGAGCAGACGCCCGAGGTCGGTGACGAGATTGCGCTGCCGCGCGAGATGGCCGTCCCAGTAGTCGGTGATGGCCGCGACGAGGAACAGCACGAACGCCACGAGGCGGGCCGTCCACGACGTGGTGAACGGCAGCCACGCAATCAGAGGCGTCAGAGCGATGCGGCCGACGGTGATCGCGTTGGGAAGGTTCACGTGCGCGGGAGTAGCGGGAGGCAGGACAACATCCGGAGGACGGTGCCCGCGTCACGCGCCGCCGTTCCGCGCCGGCGGAAGGGTCAGGCGAGTGTCTTGAGCACCAGCTTGGAGACGGCCTTCAGCGTATCGAAGACCCCATCCCCGGTGACCGCAACAGCTTCGAAGTACGGCACACGCTCCACCCACTCGCCGGTGGGCAACTGGCTCACCAGGTACTCACCGGGGCGGAACGGATCGGCCATCGGACGCATCCGCGTGGGATCCGTGACTTCCCAGCCCGGGTTGAGCATGGTCTGCAGCTCGGCCAGCGACGCCGCGTTGGGAAGATCGCGCTTGTTGTACTGGATGACGAACGGCATCCGGGTGAGATCATACCCATACGCCGCCATGTTGTCATACAGGTTCTGCATGGACTCGAGATTGGCTTCTGCCCGCTCGGCCTGCGAGTCGGCGACGAACACCACTCCATCCACTCCCTTCAAGATGAGCTTTCGACTCGCATTGTAGTAGACCTGCCCGGGCACCGTGTAGAGGTGAAATCGGGTGCGGAAGCCACGGATCGTGCCCAGATCGACCGGCAGGAAGTCGAAAAAGAGCGTGCGCTCGGTCTCGGTGGCCAGCGAAATGAGCTTGCCCCGGGTGTTGGGCAACACCTTGCCGTACACGTACTCGAGGTTGGTGGTCTTGCCGCCCAGCCCGGGTCCGTAGAAGACGATTTTGCAGTTGATCTCGCGGGACGCGTAGTTGATCATCGACATCGCAGCGCGTCCTTACTGAAAGAGCCGGTCGATCTCGTCTTCCGCGCCGGCCAGGAAGCCCGGGGGCGCCGCCTCGGCCGCGCTGCCGCGGGCAAAGACGCCTTCGAAGATGCGGGTCAGCTCGTCGACCGCACTCTTCATGCGGAGCCGGACCAGTCCCAGTGTGGTGCGATTGTCGAACAGCACCACCAGAATGACGCGCCGCGCGATGTCGGCCAGATACATCGATTCCCGCTCGCCCTGGTGGAAGAGGACGTTGAAGTCGCTCTCTCCGATCAGACGGGCCAGCTGGTCATTGGCGCTGAAATCGGCCGCCGTGAGGGTCGCGAAGGCCGTGGCGTCGAAATTGGGGGGCTCGCCCACCGTCGCGACGAGCTGACCGCTCCGGTCGACGAGCAGTGCGCAGCGCGCCTTGGCGTCGTACAGGAACCGCTGGAGCGTGATCGTGATGGCCCCGAAGTCGTCCTCGGTGAACGACCAGGTGGCGGCGCCGATGGGCATGAACGATGATGGCGAAAGGCTCGGACGGTGGGCCGGTCTCCGGTGATCGACCGCGTGACCTTCCGCACGATCGTATCACACCGCCGGCACCACGGGGGCCGCTGAGCCCCCGCTAAGAACGTAACAGCCGCTCCGTGCGCCGCAGAACCCTCTGAGCCCGGCGTCGCAGCAACGGATGCGACTCCCAGGCCAGATAGTCCCGGAGTAGCCGCGCACTATCAACGCTCGGGTGGGCGCGAAGGTAACCGAGTGCCGCCAATCGCTTGCGGGGAGCGGCATGAAACAGCGACCGACGGTGCCGATGCAGCTGTACGCTCCACCCCAGCACCCCCACCGCCGCCCCGATGGCCACGCTGGCCAGCACCCATCCAATCGTTCTGGAACGCCGCATCACATCTCCCGCCGGGCCGCGAGCGCCTGAGCGATCGTCACACCATCGGCATATTCGAGGTCTCCACCCACGGGCAGACCGCGGGCGATCCGGGTAACCCGGATGGCTCCGCCGTCCACCAGGCTCCGACTCATTCCGGTCAACTGGCGCTGGACATACAGCGCGGTGGCTTCGCCTTCCAGCGACGGATTGGTGGCCAGGATCACTTCCCGTACCCCGTCCGGCTCGAGACGGGCCAACAGCGCGGCCACGGTCAGATCCTCAGGGCCCACGCCGTCCAGCGGCGAAAGCCGCCCGCCCAACACGTGGTACAGCCCCCGGAACTCCCCGGCGCGCTCGATCGACGCGATGTCGCTGGCCTGCTCCACCACACAGAGCGTGGTCGGATCGCGACGCGGATCGGTGCACAGCGCACACAGCGGGGATTCGGTGAGGTTGTGGCACCGCTCGCAGGGACGCACCCGTTCGGTGAGCGCGACGAGCGCCTCCGCCAGCTTCCGGCTCTGCGACGACGGCTGACGCAACAGATGGTACGTCAGCCGCAGTGCCGTTTTGCGTCCGATTCCCGGAAGCCGGGCGAGTTCGTTGGTGAGTTCGTCGATGACCGACATGGCAACCCGGAGGACGGCCGTTCGTCAGAACGGCAGCTTGAACGGGAGGTCGATCCCGCCGGTCACTTTCTGCAACTCCATCTGCATGGCGTCGGCGGCCTTCTTCTGCGCTTCGGCCACGGCCACGACGATGAGATCCTCGAGCATTTCGAGATCGGCCGGATTGACGACGGTCGGATCGAGCTTGATGCGCTTGAGCTGCATCTTGCCGTCGACATCGGCCGTGACCATGCCGCCACCAGCCAACGCGGTGAAGGTGCGCTGCGACATCTCGTCCTGCATCGTCTGCATGCGCGCCTGCATGTCCTTGAACTGGCCCAGCATCTTGAAGAGATCCATTGAGGACTGCGGTTATGGGTTGTGGGGAGTGAGTCCGGGGGGAACTGCGGGTGTGGGTTTGGGGGCGTGGGTTCGGGAGGAACCCCGGAGCCCGGCCGGCCCGCTCAGTCCAGCAGTTCCAAGTCGAGCGCCTTGACGGCCGCGTCGAGCAGCGCGTTCCGCGAGGCGATCTGCTCGGTGCGCTGCCGCTGCACATCGTGCGCGGTCATGCGCACAGTGGTATCACGCGACGGCGCGGCGGCGGCCGGGGTGTGCGGTTTGAGGACGAGGGCCGTGAGACCGTCGAACATGCCCTGCACGGCGGCCAGCACATCGGCCCGCGATTTTTCGACGGCCTGCGCGAAAGTGTCGTCGAGCGGGTCATACCCCAGCGTGAGCGTCCCGTTCGGGGCGATCGTCATGGGAATGAGGCGCTCCACGGCCTGGGCGAGCATGCCCCGTCCGTTCTGCCGCAGCGTATCGGCCACATCCCGCCAGCGCGCGCCCACCCGGTCGATATCCGGCGGCGGCCCTGAGGGGGCCCGTGGCGGCGCGCTGCGGGCGGCTTCCTGCGCGGCCGCCGCCGCATCGGCGACCTGCTGCGTGGCGGGGCGTGGGGTGGGGATGGGTGGCGCGCTCGGCGCCGATGCCGGTGTTCGTGGCGGTGTTGCCGTCTGGGCCGTCGCTGAGGGCACGGTCGGCGGCGGCGTCACGAACGACGAGGCCGCCGGCGCCATCGCGTACGCGGGAGCCACGCGGGTTTCATGCGCCGCCCGCCGCGGCGGATCCTCGCGGCCGCCGCTGCCGAACCCCTGCAGCACTTCCTGCAACTCGATGGTGCGATCGAGCAGCGCGAACCGCACGAGCAATGTCTCCAGCAACAACTGTGGCTGACCACTGCGCCGGTACATGGGCTCGAGTTCGAGCAGCGCGTGCAGCATGCGCAGCAGATCGTTCGCCGCCAGACGTCCTTTGCGCTCGGCGAGCGCGGCGCGCATGCGCTCCGGCAACTCGGGCGGCACGCCGCCCAGTTCGATGGCGAGTTGCGCCCGCAGCAGATCGCCGAGCCCCGAGAGCACCAGCACAAAATCGACGCCGGCATCGGCCAGACGCTGCACGGCCGAAAACACCTCGGCGGCGCGCCGGTCGGCGACCATGTCGAGCAGCGCGAGATACTCGTCGTCGGGAATGAGGCCGAGCGCGGTCTGCACGCGCTCCGCCGTGACCGCGGCACTCTCCCCCAGGGACAACACCTGGTCGGTGAGTGACAGCGCGTCACGCAGTCCGCCATCGGCAGCGCGAGCGATCATGGCCAGCGCATCCATCTCGAAGGCCACCTGCTCTTCGGTGAGCACGGCCGCGAGACGTTCACGGATCTCCGCCGGCCCGATGCGCTTGAGATCGAACCGCTGGAGTCGCGAGAGCACCGGTGCGGCAGCCTGCGCGATCTTCTGCGGTTCGGTGGTGGCGAAAACGAACACCACACGCGGCGGCGGTTCCTCGAGCACTTTCAGCAGCGCGTTCCACGCCTCGCGCGTGAGCATGTGCGCTTCGTCGACGATGTAGACCTTGTAGCGATCATCGCCGGACGGGGCATACATGGCACGTTCCCGCAGTTCGCGCGCGTCATCGACACCACGATTGGACGCGGCATCGATCTCGACCACGTCGAGCGAGGCCGATCCGCTCCAGATGCGCTGGCAGCTGGCGCACTGTCCGCAGGGTTCGCCCTGCAGTTCGGGCTCGCCGCGCCGCTCGCAATTGAGCGCCATGGCCAGCACGCGCGCGAGCGTGGTCTTGCCGGTGCCGCGGGGACCGCACAGCAGGTAACCGTGCGCCACGCGCCCGCGGGCAATGGCCCCCTTGAGCGTATTGGCCACATGGTCCTGCACCGCGACCGTGGCGAAGTTGCGCGGGCGATACTTGCGGGCGAGAGCGAGCGACATGCGGGCAATCTAGCGGGCCGACCGATTCCCGGGACGGCCTTGACTGGACGGGAACGCGTCCAGGAATGCGACCCACGGGATCCCCCGAAAGTGGACGGGGTAGGCCTGTCTCGGAAACATCTACCGATATAAGTCCGTCAGCATGGGTTTCGCCTACGGACGGTGTTCCCCACGAAGGCTACGACATCCGGCACGCTGGACAGGTATTTCCTCAGCGCTAGATTCGCCCATTATGAGCCAGCCGAAGCGACGAAAAGGTGCCCAGAAAAGGGTACGGGTCACGATCGACGCCAATCGAACAGGTTCCGGGATGGTGAGTGTTCAGTTCGGTGGCGTGACGGTCCAGACGGACCCGGTGCAACCATCTGTGCTCGCACAAAATGTGGCCAGCGGCCGTGAGGCACTGAGGCGTGCCGCCCGCGGCATACCCAAGATCGGTGTCCATATTGCCAGGATGCCCGATGTCCCGTTGTTCCGTGTCGATCCCCACCACCCCGATCGCGTGATTCGGCAGATGGGCGACAAAATTGAATCGGGTGTTTTCATGAACGGCCGCTTCAAAGTCGAGCCGTGAAATCCCTGGGGCAGGCGCTCGATACGCTGCTCCAGGCTCAAAGCGCGTCAAACAAGCCCTTGGCGGTTATCCTGGCTGGTCACAATGGCTCAGGGAAATCCACCATGTGGTACTAGTTGCTCGCCAACACCCTGCAGATCCCACTGATCAACGCCGATCGGATGATGATGTCCATCCTCCCGGAGACGGGGCTGGAGCATCCGCTTCCCGAATGGGCGAGATCTCTGCGCGACAGTCACACCGACTGGATGCAGGTGGCACAAAATGGCGTCAGTGCTTTCGTGGCCCAGGCGCTGTCTAAAGGCGTGCCCTTTGCCATGGAGACCGTATTTTCACACTGACTGCAACGGCCCGATGGCACGATCGAATCCAAAGCCGATCTGATCGTGCAGATGCAGCAGCAGGGTTACTTCGTGATCCTGATGTTCGTGGGGTTGAGCAGCGCCCAACTCTCGATCGGACGAGTGAGTACACGCGTGGCCAAGGGTGGTCATGCCGTGGACGTCACCAAGCTCGAAAATCGTTTTCCACGAACGCAACGAGCGGTGCGACGAGCGTCTTCGATTGCGGACGCCACCATCTTCGTCGACAACAGCCGGAGCGAAGCCGAAGCCTTCACGGTTTGCCGAATCCAGATCGGACACACACAGGTATTCGATCTGCGACGCGATCAGTCGCCACCTGAGATCGAAAGGTGGATGAATCAGGCATGCCCGGATGCACGCTGCGGTGATCACACATCGCGCACGTCAGCGCAGGGGCAAGCCTGAGCGAGGCGATCTCGTGCGCGACCATTGGACAAACAAAAGCGCGCGGAAGACCGGCTCGTGAGAGCGGCTTACCGCGCGCAGTGCTCCGGGCCTGACGAAGCGACGCCAGACTCCACGTGCCGCTGCTACCTTCGGGGTCCTGACGGGGTTGGCGGGCTGGTGCCCTCCGGGACCCGGAGCGAATGCAAGATAGCGAGAGGAACGGTGGGGGCAAAGGGCGCGTCTGGTATCTGGCGTTTGGCCTCTGGAGTCCGACCCTCTTGCCTCAGATCTTCAGACAGGGTCAGAAGTCAGAAATCAGGAGGTCAGAACTGAGACGGCGATCGAATGATGAGAGATCAGACAACCACGAGGTCAGAAATCTGAGCACTGGCGGTCGAGGGGGCCGTGCGCGCCACAGGCCTCGCTGGCCGGACCTGCGGCCCGGGTCCCCCGGGGCGCAAAGCGCCCCGCAGAAACGCCAAGCTCTCGCGTCAGAATCCACCAGCGACCGAAGTGCTCAGACCTCTGATTTCGTGGTTGTCTGATTTCTCATTCCTCTATATCCGTCTCAGTTCTGACCGGCTGATCTCTGACCTCTGACCCCGTCTGAAAGTCTGACCCGCCCCTCAGCCGCAGACTTCCTCGAGTGCCTGCCGTAGTTGCCGCGCCGCCAGAACCACCGCTCCAACCGGCGCATCGAGATGAGTGACTGCGCGCACCCGCCGGTCGTGCCAGATGCTGATGCGCACGCCCAGCTCGGCGGCGCGGGCCACTACATCGGCGGCGCGCGGGACCGGCAGGTCGATCATGACGATGTTCGTGTCCGGCGGCACCACCGTGGCGCCGCCGGCGCCGTCCACGATGGCCGCCAGTTCGCGCGCGGCCGCGTGATCGTCGGCGAGCCGGTCGACATGATGCTCCAGCGCATACAGGGCTGCGGCGGTGAGCACCCCGCTCTGTCGCATGCCACCGCCGAGCCGCTTGCGCACACGATGCGCCTTCGCGATGAGATCCGCCGGGCCGGCCAGGCAGGCACCCACCGGAGCGCCAAGGCCCTTCGAGAACGACACCATCACGGTGTCGGCGCAGGCCGCGAAATCGGCGAGCGACGTGCCAGTGGCCACGGAGGCGTTCCAGAGACGCGCGCCGTCGAGATGCACCGGCAATGCCGCATGGCGCGCAACGGCCTGCAGCGCCTGCATGTCCGCCAGCGTCGTGATCGCGCCACCGGCACCATTGTGGGTGTTCTCGAGACACACCAGCGATGCCTCGGGCGCGTGCATGGAGGGTGACCGGAGCGACGCCCGCAGGTCGTCGGCCACCATCACGCTCGTCGTGCCGCGCACCGGACGGATCTGCACCCCGCACAACGCCGCCGCGCCCGCGATCTCCCAGTGCACGATGTGCGCATCGGCATCGATCAGGATCTCGGTGCCCGGGGTGGTGTGCACCCACACCGCGGCCTGGTTGGCCATCGTGCCGCTGGGGAAAAACAGCGCCCGCTCCTTCCCCAATCGTTCGGCCACCATGGCTTCGAGGCGCATCGTCGTGGGGTCGCCCTCCAGCACATCGTCGCCCACGTCGGCATCGGCGATGGCGCGACGCATCGCCGCGGTGGGGCGGGTGACCGTATCACTGCGCAGATCGAGCATGTCGGGCATGACGGACTTCAGCGACGAAAGAAAGAGAGGAGGATCAGGCGCGGGGCTTCGGCGATGAACGATTCACCGCAGGAGTGCCCTTCCCCTTGGCAGCGGTCGTCGGCACCCGCGGAGGTTCCGCCAGCCGCGCGAGTTCGCGCTGGCGCAGATCGTAGGCCTGCGCCACCTCTCCGCCGATGAGAAAGAGAAACGCCGCATAATACGTCCAGAACACCACGGCCACGATGGCTGCGATGGTACCGGTGTAGAGCGAACTCGGATCGGCGTTGCGCACCAGGATCGCGAACAAATGCCGCGCCAGTTCGAACAGCACCGCGGCCGTCGCGCCACCCACAAAAGCCACCCGCACCGACGGACGCCGCCGCGGCAATCCGCGGTACAACGCGTAGAACAGGCCGAACACCAGCAGCACGGCCAGCATCCGACCCACGACATACGTGAGACTGCCCATCGCCGATTCGCGCAGCCCCACCTCGCGCAGCAGGGTCAGTCCGCGCGTGGTGGCCAGATCGAGATACGCGCTGAACACCACGTACACGACCACCGCCATCGTCGCCACCACCGTGGCCAGCAGGTCGAAGAGCTTGCCGACGACGATGCTGCGATCGGTATCGTCGAAAATGAGCGAGAGCACGCTGCGCAGCGAACCGAAGAGGCGCGTGGAGAACCACGCGAAGCCGATGGCCGAATACAGCGTGACGGCGCCTCGGGTTTCCAGCACATCGGTGATCACGCCGCGCAGCAGCGCGTCGGCGGCATTCGAACCGTTGGGAAGCAATTGCGCGACCAGCGCGGTGACCGTATCCGCGGCCTCCGCCGGCTGATTGCCCAGCAGAAACGACAGGCCCGTGATGAGCAGCAGGACGAACGGCACCAGCGCGAGCAGGATGTTGAACGCCAATCCGCCCGCGAGGAATGGGACATTGTCCGCCGCGCTCTGATTCCACACGCGGCGGACGATATCCCACCAGCTCTCAGCCTTCTGCCGCAGTCCCGTCAGCAGACTGATCCGTCTGGGGGGCCACATCGTCGGCGTGACGCCGGACTCGGTCGCTGTAGGCACGGCGGCCATCACTGTAGGCCCGCTTGGTATCCGCGACGGCCTGTTCGAGGTCGGCCCGCGCCTGTGCGGCGGCCTCCCGACCGGCATCCACGGCCTCGTTCACCGCATCGACGCGCGTCTGCACGGCCGAGCGCGCCCGGGCTACCCGGTCGTCGACGGCGGACCGTCCACGTTCCACCGAATCGGCCACGCGTTCACCCAGATCGTCGGTGATCTCACGCACACGACGGCCTGCGCGTCGCGCTTCACGGGAAAGACGCTCACGCGTTTCCTGCCCACTCGCGGGAGCGA
The nucleotide sequence above comes from Gemmatimonas aurantiaca. Encoded proteins:
- a CDS encoding MarR family transcriptional regulator — its product is MHARHATDHPAIQDFLDHFSAMMEPEGLPRPAGRMLGVFFVEGGPLTAEELAERLQISRSNVSTTVRILESLGVVHRTRLPGERTDRFRLHDDPFVPMLQASVVRATRMRDLVQGCRTALPATLKPAAQRLLPLERFFGYAANWLAEMAGAWPGARRPR
- a CDS encoding nitronate monooxygenase, which produces MRAATLHHLFDSRLPIIQAPMAGVQGAALAVATTNAGGLGSLPCATLAPTAMETELTHVTRDVHGPVNVNFFCHAPPVSDESREDAWRAALAPYFEEFGVDPQQIPRGPGRVPFNHDVADALEPFRPAVVSFHFGLPAPALLERVRGWGAKILSTATTVDEARWLEARGVSGIIAQGLEAGGHRGMFLSDDLCGQSGTFALLPQVVRAVRVPVIAAGGIADSRGVVAAVALGAAGVQVGTSYLLCPEVHTTPLHRRALRDESRTALTAVTNLLTGRPARGMFNRVMRELGPMSPLAPAFPLATAAITALRAAAEREQRDDFSSLWAGQNTTGCREVPAAEITQALMDGVALG
- a CDS encoding DUF6252 family protein; the protein is MKRLVLAALVLAMACGGDGNSSTGPKSSGGVTATIDGTAFSADLAVQATRAGNVLAFGAVSGNSRQLNFSLVNVTAAGTIPVGTGTGAHTITYTEGTKAWVTSMVGGSGSVVITTLTANRAVGTFSFTAIPSTNTGAAGNKAVTAGSFDVKF
- a CDS encoding CDP-alcohol phosphatidyltransferase family protein, producing MNLPNAITVGRIALTPLIAWLPFTTSWTARLVAFVLFLVAAITDYWDGHLARQRNLVTDLGRLLDPLADKLLLVATLVPMYFLQRHPQFIVSDAAYVASGSADASPFLFATPFGHVSLPLWIVLVVLGREAFMTVFRQIAARRGLVISAIGPAKWKTTFQSIWLGAAYFWFFALTLAVREGWQNDSAWQAFAWFNGFVGITSMLGAVALTLYSLWLYLRRYGPQVMRLA
- a CDS encoding ADP-ribosylation factor-like protein, with the translated sequence MSMINYASREINCKIVFYGPGLGGKTTNLEYVYGKVLPNTRGKLISLATETERTLFFDFLPVDLGTIRGFRTRFHLYTVPGQVYYNASRKLILKGVDGVVFVADSQAERAEANLESMQNLYDNMAAYGYDLTRMPFVIQYNKRDLPNAASLAELQTMLNPGWEVTDPTRMRPMADPFRPGEYLVSQLPTGEWVERVPYFEAVAVTGDGVFDTLKAVSKLVLKTLA
- a CDS encoding roadblock/LC7 domain-containing protein gives rise to the protein MPIGAATWSFTEDDFGAITITLQRFLYDAKARCALLVDRSGQLVATVGEPPNFDATAFATLTAADFSANDQLARLIGESDFNVLFHQGERESMYLADIARRVILVVLFDNRTTLGLVRLRMKSAVDELTRIFEGVFARGSAAEAAPPGFLAGAEDEIDRLFQ
- the recR gene encoding recombination mediator RecR, with product MSVIDELTNELARLPGIGRKTALRLTYHLLRQPSSQSRKLAEALVALTERVRPCERCHNLTESPLCALCTDPRRDPTTLCVVEQASDIASIERAGEFRGLYHVLGGRLSPLDGVGPEDLTVAALLARLEPDGVREVILATNPSLEGEATALYVQRQLTGMSRSLVDGGAIRVTRIARGLPVGGDLEYADGVTIAQALAARREM
- a CDS encoding YbaB/EbfC family nucleoid-associated protein is translated as MDLFKMLGQFKDMQARMQTMQDEMSQRTFTALAGGGMVTADVDGKMQLKRIKLDPTVVNPADLEMLEDLIVVAVAEAQKKAADAMQMELQKVTGGIDLPFKLPF